One stretch of Pyrenophora tritici-repentis strain M4 chromosome 4, whole genome shotgun sequence DNA includes these proteins:
- a CDS encoding glucosidase I, translated as MLLPSTLLALVFALLPCPRASAADHNVHTSSDSLLWGPYRPNVYLGLRPRVPKSVLAGLMWGKLEDVEKTLRHNVNQSEGMARYGWTAYDTREGGRQIIEDVGNKINLTTEFVKYSEGQSAGNWGLRIRGIPRSGAGPDQKTTVVFYVDIELAHPVLGSAGIHIGVPLNNEGAPEAAFIKTLNVTEDRLWQAKCGYVQEATFLAALKDQTEQRTQSGPTDLVLNTFPGTGNIQLVQFVCHGGFEFDILYSSGTATRAMTSASLTTDLESTISSFQKSFVSIFKPKAPFITDRHLAFAENVFSDLLGGLGYFSGTTKVDTAKKAIYAETTGNFWLKTEDAKKHTTPETKGPYELLTHTPSRSMFPRGFLWDEGFHLLPIIEWDADLALEVIRDWLLLMDNDGWIAREQILGAEAERATPGPSVTQFPHIANPPTMFLVISKFIDMLRGTTKYYGRESVYLSQSETGKVFVAKLYPLLKRHYEWFRKSQSGDVEAHSIPTANLNEGYRCPLTSPSCI; from the exons ATGCTGCTCCCTTCAACCCTCCTCGCTCTCGTCTTCGCGCTTCTCCCTTGCCCTCGAGCGTCCGCCGCTGACCACAACGTCCACACGAGTAGCGACTCGCTACTATGGGGCCCCTATCGTCCGAATGTATACCTGGGGCTGCGCCCGCGGGTGCCCAAGAGCGTCCTTGCGGGGTTGATGTGGGGGAAGCTGGAGGATGTTGAGAAGA CGCTGCGGCATAATGTCAACCAGAGCGAAGGTATGGCACGCTACGGCTGGACTGCGTACGATACACGAGAGGGCGGCAGACAGATCATAGAAGATGTGGGCAATAAGATCAATCTGACCACTGAGTTCGTGAAATATTCCGAAGGCCAAAGCGCGGGCAATTGGGGGTTGCGGATTAGAGGTATACCACGGTCTGGTGCGGGGCCTGATCAGAAGACGACTGTCGTCTTCTATGTTG ATATTGAGCTCGCACATCCGGTGCTGGGTAGCGCTGGCATACATATTGGCGTACCCCTCAACAACGAAGGAGCCCCTGAGGCGGCGTTTATCAAGACCTTGAATGTGACAGAGGATAGACTATGGCAGGCCAAATGTGG TTATGTGCAAGAAGCTACGTTTTTGGCTGCGCTGAAAGACCAGACCGAGCAACGCACCCAGTCAGGGCCAACCGATCTCGTTCTGAACACCTTCCCAGGCACGGGTAATATACAACTTGTGCAGTTTGTGTGTCATGGAGGATTCGAG TTTGATATCTTGTACTCCAGCGGAACAGCTACACGAGCAATGACCT CTGCCAGTCTTACAACAGACCTTGAAAGTACTATCAGCTCATTCCAGAAAAGCTTTGTGTCCATCTTCAAGCCAAAAGCCCCGTTCATCACCGATCGCCACCTCGCTTTCGCAGAGAATGTTTTCTCTGACCTGTTAGGCGGGCTCGGGTACTTTTCCGGTACTACAAAGGTGGATACAGCCAAGAAAGCCATCTATGCAGAGACCACTGGCAACTTCTGGCTTAAGACGGAAGACGCGAAGAAGCATACAACACCAGAGACGAAGGGCCCATACGAACTTCTTACACATACACCATCCCGTTCGATGTTTCCGCGAGGCTTCCTATGGGATGAAGGATTTCATCTTCTTCCTATTATCGAATGGGACGCCGATCTTGCGCTGGAGGTCATCCGTGACTGGCTCCTTTTGATGGACAATGATGGATGGATCGCACGAGAGCAAATCTTGGGAGCGGAAGCAGAACGTGCGACACCTGGACCGTCCGTCACACAATTTCCGCATATTGCCAATCCGCCTACCATGTTTCTGGTCATCTCGAAATTCATCGACATGTTGAGGGGAACGACCAAGTACTACGGACGCGAATCGGTGTATCTCAGCCAAAGTGAGACTGGCAAGGTATTCGTGGCCAAGCTGTACCCGCTACTCAAGAGACACTACGAGTGGTTCCGCAAGTCGCAGTCTGGGGACGTGGAAGCTCATTCCATTCCAACTGCCAATCTGAACGAGGGCTACCGCTGCCCCCTGACATCACCGAGTTGCATCTAG
- a CDS encoding RNA-Me-trans domain containing protein codes for MADTGKTFVVEHLDPELEEWSSLEYSAIAAESHASGAQFLLSSVPASLKLPANLQGAKGLNVETRGIEEIYADKKDKVCLLDPAASKDLSPEDGETFDIFLFGGILGDDPPRDRTSELRKKGYQGRRLGPVQMTTDTAVRVTRICVQDKVPVEKIQYIDHPDLKINKNESTQMPFRYVKGDDGEPIMPKGMRELIVKDSAKSLDDLF; via the exons ATGGCCGACACCGGCAAAACTTTTGTTGTAGAGCACCTGGACCCGGAGTTGGAGGAGTGGTCATCATTGGAGTACTCAGCCATCGCAGCTGAATCCCATGCATCTGGCGCCCAGTTTCTGCTGTCTTCGGTGCCAGCCTCTCTGAAGTTGCCCGCAAACCTTCAGGGAGCAAAAGGCCTCAATGTTGAAACGCGAGGAATCGAGGAGATATATGCCGACAAAAAGGACAAAGTATGTTTGCTTGATCCCGCCGCATCCAAGGACCTAAGTCCCGAAGACGGCGAGACATTCGACATCTTCCTGTTCGGTGGCATCCTTG GGGATGACCCGCCGAGAG ACCGGACCTCAGAGCTGCGCAAAAAGGGATACCAAGGACGTCGTCTGGGTCCGGTACAGATGACAACCGACACAGCAGTTCGCGTAACTAGGATCTGCGTTCAGGACAAGG TGCCCGTGGAGAAGATCCAATACATTGACCATCCAGACCTGAAGATCAACAAGAACGAAAGCACGCAGATGCCGTTCCGTTATGTCAAGGGCGATGATGGAGAGCCGATTATGCCGAAG GGCATGCGTGAGCTGATCGTTAAGGACTCAGCCAAGAGTCTCGATGATCTCTTCTAG
- a CDS encoding WD40 repeat protein yields the protein MTLFGQAAAPAASSTTGDTSKDVEVPQGQVPSDSVSDLQFSPTNDFLAVGSWDKKVYIYEVNQNGANGKWMFECQGPVLGLGWSKDGTRIAAGDATGMLNIVDFRTAPASGTVPAQQAKAHENGIKCVRWFQTGGKDYVATGSWDKTVKFWDLQGAEPVGTLQCQERVYSMDIKDQLLVIATAERHIHMVNLTNPTAIYKTITSPLKWQTRVVSCFSDATGFAVGSIEGRCAIQYVEEKDTSLNFSFKCHRQTDTSNRDIAKVFSVNAISFHPQHGTFSTAGSDGTFHFWDKDAKHRLKGYPEVGGSIVATAFSKDGNIFAYAISYDWSKGYSGNTPQYPTKIKLHPILGDECKPRPNSRKK from the exons ATGACTCTCTTTGGTCAAGCCGCAGCGCCTGCTGCTAGCTCTACCACAGGCGACACAAGTAAAGACGTCGAGGTCCCACAAGGCCAAGTACCCAGCGACAGCGTGTCCGATCTGCAGTTTTCCCCGACAAACGACTTCCTCGCCGTAGGAAGCTGGGACAAGAAGGTCTACATCTACGAGGTCAACCAGAATGGCGCAAACGGAAAATGGATGTTCGAATGCCAGGGTCCTGTTCTTGGTCTGGGATGGTCAAAG GATGGCACACGTATAGCAGCAGGTGACGCAACCGGTATGCTCAATATTGTTGACTTCCGCACCGCCCCCGCCAGCGGCACTGTCCCAGCCCAGCAAGCCAAGGCGCACGAGAATGGCATCAAGTGCGTGCGCTGGTTCCAAACTGGTGGTAAAGACTACGTTGCGACCGGCTCATGGGACAAGACTGTCAAGTTCTGGGATCTGCAAGGCGCCGAGCCAGTCGGTACGCTGCAATGCCAGGAGCGCGTGTACAGCATGGACATCAAGGACCAGCTGCTAGTGATTGCGACAGCAGAGCGCCACATCCACATGGTCAACCTCACAAACCCAACCGCCATCTACAAAACCATCACCAGCCCGCTCAAGTGGCAAACAAGAGTCGTCAGCTGCTTCAGCGACGCAACCGGTTTCGCCGTCGGCTCCATCGAAGGCCGATGCGCAATCCAATACGTCGAAGAAAAAGACACCAG TCTAAACTTCTCCTTCAAATGCCACCGCCAAACCGATACAAGCAACCGCGACATCGCAAAAGTCTTCTCCGTAAACGCAATCTCTTTCCACCCCCAGCACGGCACTTTTAGCACCGCCGGCTCAGACGGCACCTTCCACTTCTGGGACAAGGACGCAAAGCACCGTCTCAAAGGCTACCCTGAAGTCGGCGGCAGCATCGTCGCTACTGCCTTCTCCAAAGACGGAAATATCTTTGCCTATGCTATCAGCTACGATTGGAGTAAGGGATACAGTGGTAACACGCCTCAGTATCCCACTAAGATTAAACTTCATCCTATTCTGGGCGATGAATGCAAACCTAGGCCTAATAGTAGGAAGAAGTAG
- a CDS encoding WD40 repeat protein has translation MVRRSFQPRFCSNNVQSKQYLTLHTVDSAHPKASDVFAVAPTTTQLLSASGASSINVYDTTQPEFPIIQTLEKAHPLGIHHLVTAREEKARRAASAGFEGKVKIWSQNEDGVWSEDGEIVDQNKPGEIWAIALSADGQYLASTSINGKINVWSLNKDEGMPRIREYETKGSFGMCVDLSRNGSFTASGHENGSIYVFNNETGRLAHSLAGLVHPVRSVAFSPASKLLAAGGDARIIALYDVTSGEQVANFTGHGGWVLSLDWSDTGEYLLSGSHDSKAKVWRIETRTCVATHSHGDKPLWSAKWLPKVPTKSEMFALAGGNNSISFYREAAG, from the exons ATGGTACGAAGATCGTTCCAACCTCGCTTCTGTTCTAACAACGTCCAGTCGAAACAATACCTTACTCTTCACACAGTCGACTCGGCGCATCCAAAAGCTAGCGATGTATTCGCCGTAGCGCCGACCACCACACAGCTGCTGTCAGCCTCTGGCGCAAGTAGCATCAACGTTTACGACACCACGCAACCCGAGTTTCCAATCATACAGACACTTGAAAAGGCGCATCCACTCGGTATACACCACCTTGTAACCGCACGGGAAGAGAAGGCGCGACGGGCCGCGAGTGCTGGCTTCGAGGGCAAGGTTAAGATATGGAGTCAAAATGAAGATGGTGTATGGAGCGAGGACGGAGAGATTGTTG ACCAGAACAAGCCGGGTGAGATATGGGCCATTGCGCTCAGCGCAGATGGACAATACCTCGCGAGTACCAGTATCAACGGCAAAATCAATGTGTGGAGCTTGAACAAAGATGAGGGCATGCCTCGGATACGCGAGTACGAGACAAAGGGTAGTTTCGGCATGTGTGTGGACTTG AGTCGCAACGGTAGCTTCACAGCCTCAGGGCACGAGAACGGATCGATATACGTCTTCAACAACGAGACCGGACGCCTCGCACATTCCTTGGCTGGCCTCGTACATCCAGTTCGCAGCGTAGCCTTCTCACCAGCTTCAAAACTGTTAGCAGCAGGAGGTGATGCAAGGATAATCGCACTCTACGACGTCACTTCGGGCGAGCAGGTGGCAAACTTCACCGGACATGGAGGTTGGGTGCTCAGCCTGGATTGGAGCGATACCGGCGAGTACCTACTTTCAGG ATCACACGATTCAAAAGCAAAAGTCTGGCGCATCGAAACGAGGACTTGTGTTGCAACACACTCTCACGGTGACAAGCCTCTTTGGAGCGCAAAATGGTTACCAAAGGTTCCAACTAAAAGCGAGATGTTCGCACTAGCAGGAGGAAATAACTCGATCAGTTTCTACAGGGAGGCCGCGGGTTAA
- a CDS encoding Carboxypeptidase C (cathepsin A): MAFSHAPSGWRTALLAGLIATVAWLPAIVAQEKTQADYFIHDLPGAPKPLLKMHAGHIEVDAEHNGNLFFWHYQNRHIADRQRTVLWLNGGPGCSSMDGAMMEIGPYRVREGGKLEYNNGSWDEFANLLFVDQPVGTGFSYVNTDSYLTELDQMAAHMVIFLEKWFALFPEYENDDLYIAGESYAGQHIPYIARAILDRNKKNQAKSPWPLKGLLIGNGWMSPVDQYLSYIPFAYQNGLMRSGTDMAKRVEEQQRICVQKLEAGGMDAVDTRDCEQIMVRILQETKNENADPMNQCLNMYDIRLRDDSSCGMNWPPDLAQVTPYLRRADVVQALHINTDKKTGWQECNGAVSSHFRAKNSKPSVKFLPEVIEQVPVLLFSGDKDFICNHVGTEAMIQNLQWNGGKGFEASPGVQNAKQDWMFEGEAAGTWQEARNLTYVVFYNSSHMVPFDYPRRTRDMLDRFMGVNIEAIGGAPADSLIDGEKGPLTSVGDHPNSTKAEEDKSKELKAAEWKAYTRSGEVALVIAVIVACICGFLLCRSRRAKSAYKGDDSDEGRESLLTGMGLDNFRRKERRQDVEAADFDERELDEVPKKSGKGYGQISSEKGRVPHNDSSFSLGVDSDDDEAGSSDRGRRKEESR, translated from the exons ATGGCCTTCTCACACGCTCCGTCAGGATGGCGGACCGCGCTGTTAGCCGGCTTGATAGCGACAGTAGCATGGCTTCCAGCAATAGTGGCGCAAGAGAAGACGCAAGCCGACTACTTCATCCACGACCTGCCAGGCGCGCCAAAGCCGCTCCTCAAGATGCATGCAGG GCATATTGAAGTTGACGCAGAACACAATGGCAACCTCTTCTTCTGGCACTACCAGAACCGCCACATCGCAGACCGCCAGCGAACGGTGCTATGGCTGAATGGCGGGCCTGGCTGCTCCTCCATGGATGGCGCCATGATGGAGATTGGTCCGTATAGAGTGCGCGAGGGCGGCAAGCTGGAATACAACAATGGTTCGTGGGACGAGTTTGCCAACTTGCTCTTCGTCGACCAGCCAGTGGGAACGGGCTTTAGCTATGTCAACACCGACAGCTACCTCACCGAGCTTGACCAGATGGCCGCCCACATGGTGATTTTTTTGGAGAAATGGTTTGCGCTTTTCCCCGAATATGAAAACGATGAT CTATACATTGCTGGTGAATCCTACGCGGGACAGCATATCCCATACATTGCGCGCGCTATCCTCGACCGTAACAAGAAAAATCAAGCCAAATCGCCATGGCCCCTGAAGGGCCTTCTGATCGGGAACGGCTGGATGTCACCCGTTGACCAGTACCTCTCCTACATACCTTTTGCTTACCAGAATGGCCTCATGCGCTCTGGTACAGACATGGCAAAGCGCGTCGAGGAGCAACAGAGAATCTGCGTACAGAAGCTCGAGGCTGGCGGCATGGACGCTGTCGACACGAGAGACTGTGAGCAGATTATGGTCCGAATTCTCCAAGAGACCAAAAACGAAAACGCCGATCCCATGAACCAGTGTCTCAACATGTACGACATCCGTCTGCGCGACGACTCTTCCTGTGGAATGAACTGGCCTCCGGATCTTGCCCAGGTCACCCCCTACCTCCGCCGCGCCGATGTCGTCCAAGCACTCCACATCAACACGGACAAAAAGACTGGCTGGCAAGAATGCAATGGTGCTGTCTCTAGCCATTTCCGTGCCAAGAACAGTAAGCCTTCCGTCAAGTTCCTACCCGAGGTCATTGAGCAAGTTCCTGTCCTGCTCTTTTCTGGCGACAAAGACTTCATTTGCAATCACGTCGGCACGGAGGCTATGATTCAGAATCTCCAGTGGAATGGCGGCAAGGGATTTGAAGCGTCTCCTGGAGTACAGAATGCTAAGCAGGATTGGATGTTCGAGGGAGAAGCTGCCGGAACATGGCAGGAGGCGCGCAACCTCACATATGTCGTCTTCTACAACTCCAGCCACATGGTCCCCTTCGACTACCCCAGGCGCACCCGCGACATGCTCGACCGCTTCATGGGCGTCAACATCGAAGCGATTGGCGGTGCTCCTGCCGACAGTCTGATTGATGGCGAGAAGGGTCCACTAACAAGTGTTGGAGACCATCCCAACTCTACCAAGGCTGAGGAAGACAAGAGCAAGGAGCTCAAGGCGGCCGAGTGGAAGGCCTATACCCGCTCCGGCGAAGTTGCGCTGGTCATTGCTGTCATCGTTGCCTGCATATGTGGATTCCTTCTGTGTCGCAGTCGACGTGCGAAGAGTGCATACAAGGGTGATGATAGTGACGAAGGTCGCGAGTCTCTCCTCACTGGCATGGGACTTGACAACTTCCGGAGAAAAGAGCGAAGGCAAGACGTTGAGGCTGCAGATTTCGATGAGAGGGAGCTTGATGAGGTGCCAAAGAAGTCCGGGAAGGGCTACGGGCAAATAAGTTCGGAGAAGGGGCGGGTGCCGCACAACGACTCTTCGTTCTCACTCGGCGTTGATAGTGACGACGACGAGGCGGGTTCAAGCGACCGCGGCAGGAGAAAGGAGGAGTCAAGATAG
- a CDS encoding Endosulfine domain containing protein, which translates to MNPHQQNKVDISKMSEQEAKLFRLYGKLPNKKDLLQNKLKERKYFDSGDYALSKAGKAGDVGVTQVGHFENTEEPQATEGGAVKA; encoded by the exons ATGAACCCCCACCAGCAGAACAAGGTGGACATCAGT AAAATGTCGGAGCAAGAGGCCAAACTCTTCCGTCTTTACGGCAAGCTCCCCAACAAGAAGGACTTGCTTCAGAACAAGCTCAAG GAGCGCAAGTACTTCGACAGCGGCGACTATGCCCTCTCCAAGGCTGGAAAGGCTGGCGACGTCGGCGTCACCCAAGTTGGCC ATTTCGAGAACACCGAGGAGCCCCAAGCGACAGAAGGGGGTGCGGTCAAGGCATAG
- a CDS encoding Gmk, Guanylate kinase, with product MAPTDPVTVSKDALASHQPIVISGPSGAGKSTILSRLFEEYPGKFGFSISHTTRGPRGTEQNGKEYYFVTKEEFQDLIEKKGFVEHAQFGGNYYGTSVKAVNDIAEKGQICILDIEMEGVKQVANHPTFPRPRFLFLQPPSMEILEKRLRSRATDKEEAILKRLNQAKVEMEFAHSGQAPHDKIVINDDLEKAYEEVKEFIVGTEA from the exons ATGGCCCCTACCGATCCCGTCACCGTCTCCAAAGACGCCCTCGCCTCGCACCAACCCATTGTAATCTCCGGCCCCTCAGGCGCAGGTAAATCTACAATTCTCTCGCGCCTCTTCGAAGAGTACCCCGGCAAATTCGGCTTCAGCATATCGCACACGACACGCGGCCCGCGAGGAACCGAGCAAAACGGCAAGGAGTACTACTTTGTGACCAAGGAGGAATTCCAGGACCTAATTGAGAAGAAAGGCTTTGTAGAGCATGCGCAGTTTGGAGGCAACTACTATGGAACCAGTGTGAAGGCTGTAAACGACATTGCGGAGAAAGGTCAGATTTGTATCTTGGATATTGAGATGGAG GGCGTCAAGCAAGTTGCGAACCACCCTACCTTCCCTCGCCCGCGGTTCCTGTTCCTCCAGCCACCATCCATGGAGATTTTGGAGAAGCGACTGAGGAGTCGAGCAACAGACAAGGAGGAGGCTATTCTAAAGAGACTGAACCAGGCAAAGGTTGAGATGGAGTTTGCGCACAGTGGACAAGCGCCTCATGACAAGATTGTTATCAACGATGACTTAGAGAAGGCGTACGAGGAGGTCAAGGAGTTCATCGTCGGGACTGAGGCATGA